One region of Takifugu flavidus isolate HTHZ2018 chromosome 14, ASM371156v2, whole genome shotgun sequence genomic DNA includes:
- the usp28 gene encoding ubiquitin carboxyl-terminal hydrolase 28 isoform X6, which produces MKEKGEHGQKAAATGDLVINQLREITGIQDPQVLHSALNASQGDVGLAVGLLTSQPPEVQDPGDPQESKTSDETWESQKGLPEDELQTAIELSLQESHNAQQEEKDLNRVLEASAEENLARIKRMKRSEGQTDMSSPADWIRQDDWPVGIRNVGNTCWFSAVIQSLFHLPVFRRLVLNYRLSERILEKCKSHSDKRNIAFMQELRCLFALMVGSTRRFVDPSAAVELLRDAFRTSEAQQDVSEFSHKLLDWLEDAFQLAANGSDAADKQQNPMVQLFYGTFVTERKIDGKTLCNIEQFGQYPLQVNGFNNLYECLEGAMVEKEIESLHSDHSIPSGRECVYLSLQRWFKKLPPVLTFELSRFEFNTQLGRPEKIHKKLEFPPIIHMDRYLHKNIEQMHERRRDVKKLKDQLAALQQELECYRNYGSGPTKYPLADMLQFVLEFATTKPINVTAAEDPRPSSPSPSQPGQPVGEATSQDTRDTEPPEGLVSSCQRTPIYKPFTQCRPPIECPPHPAPHSITDEELHFVKTCLQRWRAEVENDINELKANIDRLSQMLESMYSDNRLCQVPYRLHAVLVHEGQASAGHYWAYIYDHANQRWMKYNDINISESSWEELERDSFGGMTNASAYCLMYIDDRLPNLITDDTDDETGQVLHGLDSLPSVLRRYVSEDNRWFQQELSEWEEQICQTASPQGESTSSAEPPAPCPDHLPQTVVEPAPQSGPPSEEPEQRPSSEPHPEPEPEQEMGDNLEHEDKQKEYTELTLPAPPKHSPSPPPDDDGSAAAVQSSQRSADVELHSQDPGDETQPKNPTPSDLHEEANVKEVLADHSHEADHHPEEPGEAAPHQEQNQEEPQDGQEGQVRQRHTENEVSEVDIPNVGRITVRADADGYNEEMMLTPAMQGVILAIAKARQTFDTEGPEAGLIKAFHEEYSRLYELSLEETSPQEDARLQHVLVYFFQNKAPKRIVERTLLEQFTDRNLSFDERAISIMREARSKLRLIKPEDMDMDEYLQWHDDYKLFRTVFVYLLTGLEHYQNRKMREALTYLTHAYEINTTLLKKGEKFAVEQTVITLFRRKCLTALNESATQLFCSGTEASVDEGVAIMDEVVIPCLHLMSRDPALSQEDQEAMERVRSHWCSCLSRSMDDLLQVKLGEFLPRVLDSSADAVVLKDPPQVHVNQAYDLCSRLAAVMESIHKSSVVAVK; this is translated from the exons atgaaagaaaagggcGAACATGGACAAAAGGCGGCGGCCACG GGTGACCTGGTGATCAACCAACTGAGGGAGATCACTGGAATCCAGGATCCACAGGTTCTCCATAGTGCCCTGAAT GCCAGTCAGGGGGACGTGGGACTTGCTGTAGGGCTGCTGACCAGCCAGCCTCCAGAAGTTCAGGATCCAGGAGATCCACAAGAGTCTAAAACCTCTGATGAGACCTGGGAGAGCCAGAAAG GACTTCCTGAAGATGAGCTGCAGACAGCGATTGAGCTCAGCCTGCAGGAATCCCACAATgctcagcaggaggagaaagaccTCAACAG GGTTTTGGAGGCCAGTGCAGAGGAGAATCTAGCCCGGAtcaagaggatgaagaggagtgaAGGTCAGACTGACATGAGTAGCCCCGCAGACTGGATCCGCCAGGACGACTGGCCCGTCGGCATCCGTAATGTGGGGAACACGTGCTGGTTCAGCGCCGTCATTCAG TCTTTGTTCCACCTGCCCGTCTTCAGGAGGTTGGTTCTCAACTACCGTCTGTCTGAGCGAATTCTGGAGAAGTGTAAGAGTCATTCT GACAAGAGGAATATCGCCTTCATGCAAGAGCTGCGCTGCCTGTTCGCCCTCATGGTTGGTTCTACCCGCAGGTTTGTGGATCCCTCAGCTGCTGTGGAGTTACTGAGGGATGCCTTCAGGACCAGCGAGGCCCAACAG GATGTGAGTGAGTTTTCCCACAAACTTCTGGACTGGCTGGAGGACGCATTTCAGCTGGCTGCCAATGGAAG TGATgctgcagacaaacagcagAATCCCATGGTCCAGCTGTTCTACGGTACCTTTGTCACGGAGAGAAAAATCGATG GTAAAACATTGTGTAACATCGAGCAGTTTGGTCAGTACCCCCTGCAGGTGAACGGGTTCAACAACCTTTACGAATGCCTGGAAGGTGCCATGGTTGAGAAGGAGATCGAGTCCCTGCATTCAGATCACAGCATCCCGTCAGGCCGCGAG TGTGTTTACTTATCTTTGCAGAGATGGTTCAAGAAATTACCGCCAGTGTTGACCTTTGAACTGTCGAGGTTTGAATTCAACACTCAGCTCGGTCGTCCTGAGAAGATCCACAAAAAGCTGGAGTTCCCACCGATCATCCACATGGACCG ATATCTTCACAAAAACATCGAACAGATGCACGAGAGGAGAAGAGACGTGAAGAAACTCAAGGATCAGCTCGCAGCACTTCAACAGGAACTTGAATG CTACAGGAACTACGGCTCAGGCCCCACCAAATACCCTCTTGCAGACATGTTACAGTTTGTTCTGGAGTTCGCCACCACTAAACCTATAAACGTAACTGCGGCTGAAGATCCGAGACCGTCTTCACCCTCACCATCTCAGCCCGGTCAACCCGTGGGTGAAGCCACTTCCCAAGACACCAG AGACACAGAACCACCAGAAGGCCTGGTGTCCAGCTGCCAGAGAACCCCTATTTACAAGCCCTTCACCCAGTGCCGACCACCCATCGAGTGCCCACCACATCCAGCTCCGCACAGCATCACCGATGAGGAGCTGCATTTCGTGAAGACCTGTCTACAGCGGTGGAGGGCTGAGGTTGAGAATGATATTAATG AGTTAAAGGCTAACATCGACAGGCTCAGCCAGATGCTGGAGAGCATGTACTCAGACAACAGACTTTGTCAG GTTCCCTACAGACTCCACGCTGTGCTCGTTCATGAAGGCCAGGCTTCAGCGGGGCATTACTGGGCCTACATCTATGACCATGCAAACCAGCGCTGGATGAAGTACAATGACATTAACATTAGCGAGTCGTCATGGGAGGAGCTTGAGCGAGACTCCTTTGGAGGAATGACCAATGCCAGTGCATACTGTCTGATGTATATAGATGACAGACTTCCCAACCTCATTACAG ATGACACAGATGATGAGACGGGTCAGGTTCTGCATGGACTGGACTCCTTGCCGTCGGTCCTCAGACGGTACGTCAGTGAAGATAACCGCTGGTTCCAGCAGGAGCTCAGTGAATGGGAGGAGCAGATCTGCCAGACGGCATCACCTCAGGGGGAGTCTACATCTTCTGCAGAGCCCCCTGCCCCCTGTCCAGACCACCTACCACAAACAGTGGTAGAACCAGCACCGCAATCGGGGCCCCCTTCTGAAGAACCAGAGCAGAGACCTTCTTCAGAGCCacatccagaaccagaaccagaacaagaAATGGGGGACAACTTGGAGCACGAAGACAAGCAAAAAG AGTATACAGAGTTAACTCTTCCAGCACCTCCAAAACACAGCCCCAGCCCTCCGCCCGATGACGACGGCAGCGCGGCAGCCGTGCAGTCCAGCCAGAGGTCAGCTGATGTGGAACTTCACTCTCAG gatcctggtgaTGAAACACAGCCCAAAAATCCGACACCGTCTGACCTCCATGAGGAGGCCAATGTCAAAGAGGTTTTGGCCGACCACAGTCATGAAGCTGACCACCATCCAGAGGAGCCTGGAGAAGCTGCGCCACATCAAGAACAAAACCAGGAGGAGCCGCAGGATGGGCAGGAGGGGCAGGTCAGGCAGCGACACACTGAAAACGAGGTGTCTGAAGTGGACATACCGAATGTGGGCCGGATCACCGTGCGAGCTGACGCTGATGGTTACAATGAAGAG ATGATGCTAACTCCAGCCATGCAGGGTGTTATTCTGGCCATCGCTAAGGCCAGACAGACTTTTGACACCGAGGGTCCAGAAGCGGGACTCATCAAG GCTTTCCACGAGGAGTACTCACGCTTGTACGAGCTCTCCCTGGAGGAGACATCTCCGCAGGAGGACGCTCGTCTGCAACACGTCCTGGTTTACTTCTTCCAGAATAAGGCACCTAAACGCATCGTTGAGAGGACTCTTCTGGAACAGTTCACAGACCGTAACCTGAGCTTTGATGAGAG GGCCATCAGCATCATGAGGGAGGCTCGATCAAAACTACGTCTGATCAAACCCGAAGACATGGACATGGATGAATACCTG CAGTGGCACGATGACTACAAACTCTTCAGAACCGTGTTTGTCTACCTGCTGACTGGACTGGAACACTACCAGAACCGGAA GATGCGTGAGGCGCTGACATACCTGACTCATGCGTATGAGATCAACACCACCCTCTTAAAGAAAGGGGAGAAATTTGCTGTTGAGCAGACTGTCATCACACTCTTTAGGAGGAAATGTCTCACG GCATTGAATGAGAGCGCGACACAGCTGTTCTGCAGTGGCACGGAAGCCAGCGTGGACGAAGGTGTCGCCATCATGGATGAGGTCGTTATTCCCTGCCTCCACCTGATGAGTAGGGATCCGGCTCTTTCCCAGGAGGATCAGGAGGCCATGGAAAGAGTCCGCAGCCACTGGTGCTCCTGTCTAAGCCGCAGCATGGACG ATTTGTTACAGGTGAAGTTGGGCGAGTTTCTCCCCAGAGTTCTGGATAGTTCTGCTGATGCTGTGGTTCTGAAAGACCCTCCTCAAGTCCATGTGAATCAGGCCTACGACCTGTGCAGCCGCCTGGCTGCCGTCATGGAGTCCATTCACAAGTCGTCTGTCGTGGCGGTCAAGTAA